The Flavipsychrobacter sp. genome contains the following window.
AACATATTATTTGTAACCAATACTTTTTTTTGGATGCAGGCCGAGTTGCCGCTTGGTGTGGCTACATTATTTGTACTGTATGCTTTTTTGCATAGCGAGCTGGCTCTGAAGAATTTGGTAGTCACTTATATAATTGCGGCTTTTTTGGTGGTGACCGTCTCCTTTTTTCATCCGTTACTCTTTATTCCTAGTTTGTATATTTTCCTTTATCATAGGGAGGAGTGGAAGAATAGCAAGAAGAGGTATTTACTGTTATTTGCAGCAATTGTATTTATAGCTGCTGAGCTGGTAAAAGCCAAATGGTTTGGTAACCCTTATGATACTACGGCAACCGACCAGAGTAAAAACATCAAAAAGTTTTTTCCTAACTATTGGGATCTATATTCTACCAAGACCTTTATAAAAGATTGGATGGGCAAGTTTATCTGGATCCCCATTACATCTGTCTTGATTATTATTTATGCTATTATTAAGCGTAGATGGATCGATCTGGTCTTGTTCTTATCCTTTTTTGCGGGGTACACTGTTTTGATATGTGCCTCTTATCCTACTGCTAGTACAGAGCCTTTTTATATCGAGAATTTGTTTTTGCCAATAGCAATAATAATTGGTCTGCCTTTTATATTTATCGTTATTCCTCAGTTGAATAAGAAAGTTACTATAGCCATGTTTGCTTTAATGATAGTTGTTGGTGGGGTAAGAATATATAGTAAACGCAGCTTTTATACACAACGAATAGCATGGATAAGGGACTTTATAGATAAGCATGAAAATGAAAAACTTTTAGTAAGCCCTGATAAGGTGCCCATGCAGACATTATTGATGACATGGGGGTCTAGCTACGAGTTTTGGTTGCTCTCTACTTCTGAAAGGGATAAGACGGCATCAATCATAATCGACGAGAACTACAAAAGCTTTTTGACCTCACATTGGGATACAAGAATGTTTAGGACGAAATGGGACCATGTAACCTATGACGACTTGCCCAAGCAGTATTTTAAGTTTGCAGATACTACCACAGCCTATAAAATACTAGAGTAGCAAATAGGTGTGCTAAACTTTATGCTGGTATGGAATTGCTAATGGTTTGAAGCACATTATCCCAAAGATATATTCTGCTCTGTAATGCTTTTTTAGCTTCATTGGTTGCAGCTTGCCATTTGCTGTCATCATCACCACAAAGTTCTGAAAGCATATCGTAAGCCAAATGAGCGTGATGGTCTCCATCTACTTCTATATGGCGATCCAGATAGTATTTTAAAATGTCTATTTTATTAGGGTTGTTCTCACTTAGTTCCCTTACCATTGTTACAAACATGTCTGGTATAAGGTCCTCTCTACCAAAAGTAAAGGCACTGGCAATAATATGTGGGGCTCGAGTATCTATTGTCTCAAAGGTGCTTTTTACGAAGGTTACTGCAGCGTTCGGTACTGCGGCATTTTTGAGGGCATCGTCTACGGTACCACCCTTGGAGAGTATGTTGATGAAATCTTCTATAGACTGCAAGTTGCAACCTGCCTGTTGCATGGCTTTTAGGTATAGCTCAAAATGACTCATTCTGACACCCTGCTCGTCTACATCGCTTTCTTCACCTGTTACTATCTCGTTTATCAAATAGCGTGTTTTGGGTTGGCCAACTGGTAGCCAAGGCAATGATACAGAAGTGAGTTGTATCTGAAGTGCTTTTAAAAGACTCATAAAATCCCATACGGCATATACATGATGCTCCATAAAAAGATTTAGGTCTTCTACTGATTTTATAGCGCTGTATAATGGGTGGTTGGTAAGTTGTTTTCTAAGTGGTGTTATACTTTCTTTTAGTGCTTCTATTCTTGCATTCATCTTTAACGCTTCGTTTTTTTTGCATGGCAAATGTAAGGTAGAAACAGGCTAACCTATATTAGGATTATCTATCGGCAGTAGCAGTTTGTTAATAGCCTATTGGTGTGTAGCTTTTGTGTAGAGATATGTTGCGAGTTGTAATAGGCTTTCTGTGGGTTTAAGGTCGTTTGAGGTGCTGTTATTATGTGTTGTAGTAGTGTTATAAATACGTTTGCCTTTTGTGTAATAGCTTTTACTAAAGAGTACTTGTGTAAGTACATCATTTTTAGTTCGTCTCTTCGATTCTAGAATGAACACTAAAGCCCCATCATTATAGTAATAATCTCTATGAATAAAGGAAGTGTCCCTTTTTATGGTTTCAGCTATTTTATGAATTTGTTGCCCTTGCTTGAAATAGATGAGGGTAGTATCGTCGATAGTTTTTTTGACGCGTTTGAGAGTAGCATCCCTATCGATCTTGTCTACTATCTTTTCAATGGTCTTTGTAGCTACATTATGAAATTGAGCTGAGGTAGCTATGGGGATGATGCTTAACAGAAAGAAGAGTAGGTACTTCATAAGCTGAAAATAATAAACCCCGACAATATTGTCGGGGTTTAACTAATATAGTAAGAAATGAGGATTACGCACCTTGCATTACCTTAGGTGCTGCATTACGTATCTCTTCACTTGCTTGGTCTGCAAATTGCTCAAAGTTGTCTATAAATAATTTAGCTAGTTCGTTAGCTTTCTTATCATAAGCTTCTTTGTCTGCCCAAGTCTCACGAGGGTTTAGTACCTCGTCAGGAACGTTAGGGCAAGATTGAGGGATATTAACACCAAACACATTATGTGCTTTGTATTCAACGTTGTCTAGCTCACCGTTCATAGCAGCTGTGATCATAGAGCGAGTATGTTTCAAGCTCATACGACTACCAGTACCGTAAGCACCACCGCTCCAGCCTGTGTTGATCAGCCATACGTTCACATCTTTATGCTCGTCTAGCTTTTTACCTAACAACTCCGCATATTTTGCAGGGTGCAATGGTAAGAATACGCGACCGAAACAAGCAGAGAATGTAGTTTGAGGTTCAGTAATACCAACCTCAGTACCTGCTACTTTAGCCGTATAACCACTGATGAAGTGGTACATAGCCTGACCAGTATTTAATTTACTGATAGGAGGTAGAATACCAAATGCATCACATGTTAGGAAGAAGATGTTTTTAGGATCTCCACCATAAGATGGTTGTTTTACGTTTGGTATATTATGTATCGGGTATGCAGCACGAGTATTTTCAGTGATGCTACCGTCAGTATAATCTACTTCTTTAGTGCCTTCTTTGAAAACGATGTTCTCTAGTAAAGCCTCATGCTTAATTGCCTTGAATATTTGTGGCTCTTTTTCTTCACTAAGGTCAATTACTTTCGCATAGCAACCACCCTCGAAGTTAAACACAGAACCATCTGCCCATCCATGCTCATCATCACCGATCAAAGAACGGTTAACATCAGCACTCAAGGTAGTTTTACCAGTACCTGACAAACCAAAGAATAAAGCTACATCACCGTCTTTACCCTCGTTAGCCGAGCAGTGCATACTTAAGATGTTCTTCTCGTGCGGAAGGATGAAGTTAAGTACCCCGAAGATACCTTTCTTCATTTCACCTGTATAAGCAGAACCTCCAATTAAGATGATCTTACGTGTGAAGTTTACTATAGTAAAGTTGGCTTGACGTGTACCATCTACCTCAGGGTCAGCTTGGAAGCTAGGTACCTGTAGTATATGCCAGTCAGGCTCTTGAGT
Protein-coding sequences here:
- a CDS encoding DUF3050 domain-containing protein, which codes for MNARIEALKESITPLRKQLTNHPLYSAIKSVEDLNLFMEHHVYAVWDFMSLLKALQIQLTSVSLPWLPVGQPKTRYLINEIVTGEESDVDEQGVRMSHFELYLKAMQQAGCNLQSIEDFINILSKGGTVDDALKNAAVPNAAVTFVKSTFETIDTRAPHIIASAFTFGREDLIPDMFVTMVRELSENNPNKIDILKYYLDRHIEVDGDHHAHLAYDMLSELCGDDDSKWQAATNEAKKALQSRIYLWDNVLQTISNSIPA
- the pckA gene encoding phosphoenolpyruvate carboxykinase (ATP), yielding MQEHGKKNPSANLANVGLNVGVANWNLSPEELINKTIELGQGELNSTGALSVNTGKFTGRSPKDKFTVKDAITENSVDWGNINIPISPEVFDKLYDKVCAYLNDKEVWVRDSYACADPKHRLNIRVINEAPWANLFCYDLFLRPTEEEIQTQEPDWHILQVPSFQADPEVDGTRQANFTIVNFTRKIILIGGSAYTGEMKKGIFGVLNFILPHEKNILSMHCSANEGKDGDVALFFGLSGTGKTTLSADVNRSLIGDDEHGWADGSVFNFEGGCYAKVIDLSEEKEPQIFKAIKHEALLENIVFKEGTKEVDYTDGSITENTRAAYPIHNIPNVKQPSYGGDPKNIFFLTCDAFGILPPISKLNTGQAMYHFISGYTAKVAGTEVGITEPQTTFSACFGRVFLPLHPAKYAELLGKKLDEHKDVNVWLINTGWSGGAYGTGSRMSLKHTRSMITAAMNGELDNVEYKAHNVFGVNIPQSCPNVPDEVLNPRETWADKEAYDKKANELAKLFIDNFEQFADQASEEIRNAAPKVMQGA